Sequence from the Aquimarina sp. Aq107 genome:
TTTTTATAATGTTCTAATGAGTTAAAACCAATTTTATAAAGATCATTATCCTCATAATTAGAGATCATTTTAGCTTCTTCATAGATATCAAACAATAATTCTTCAATTTGAGATATATCTGTGTTAATACTATCCAAATCTATAATTTCTACAATTCTTTTTTCGTCAGTTAGTGTGTCAGAGTTAATGTGTACTAGTTCTTCTTCTGTTATTTGTAGAGGTTTTTTTAGTCCAAAAAACGATAGTATTTTATTGATATTATTAGACATTAATGATGGTAAAACTATTTTATATTAGACCTATTCCATTACTTTCTTCCAGTATTTTTGAATACTTTAATATTTCATTCTTAATACCTTTATAGGTAGTTTCTTGATATAGTTTATTCAGTTCTTCCTTCCCTTTCTGATCGTATTGAAAAGCTAATGTGTATATACATAATTTCCCTAAAGATTGAGAAGTTTCTCCTAATCTAAGGGCTTTTGCATTAGAAAAAGAACGATTTATAATTTTTAAGAGATGAGGGATTAGACTTTTTTTATTATTAAAAGTCGCAAGTGATAAAATCATACTTTTTAAAATACTGATATTTTCTTTTTTTATGTATTGACAATTGTATTGAACTTCTAAACCAGAATTATAAGTAACTTTTTCGACTCTTAAATTACTCATCTTAGGTTTAAAGATAGAAGCTTTTTTTATAAATTCTATTATTTGCCTTTTGTAAACATTCTCACCAATTACATCTATATGTTTTTGAACTAAAACGAGTAATTTAAATGGATTATAAAATTCTTTATTAGTCTCGAAAGTTTTGAATATTATGCAATAAGCATCTTGCTCTTTTTGATTACTATTTTTTAGAAATTTATTTATGTAATCAGCAAAAGGGTCTGAAACTAACAAAAACAAAGGGTGGTTTTCTTCTTTGTCGCTAGTATATGTATGGAGTATTTTCTGTATGGTATTTCTAGCAGTTTTGTAATAGGAATAGAAATGATTGTTAAACCTTGGGCTTTTTAGAAATAATTTTAGATAATTATAAAACTCTTCACTGATACCATTCTTTTCGGATTTTGCTCGTAACCTCGAGGTTATAGAACCTATTGTAACATAAGTAGGATATTCTACCCAAAGGTTCATAAAATATTTAAAATCGTTTTCCTTAAAATGCAGGTTAAATCTTAATAAGAGGTTTAATATTTCATTTAGATATTGACTTTTTAATTTATGGACAGATGCTTCAGGAGCTGTTTCTAAGTTGATAATTTCATTGGCAATCCAATAAAGAAAGTCTCTTTTAAAAGAAACCTGTTGTTCCGATAAAAATTTATAAGATTTTAAGCTTGTAAATTTCGGTGCCCAATAATTATATCTATTGATTTTAAATTTTTCTGTAGCTTCTTTAAAAATAGTATCTGACAATGCGGAAAAACTTCCTTTAAAGAAAGGAGTAGTATCTACATTTATAGTATTTTCTTCTTGACTATCTTCTTTATTAATAGTCGGATTATCTATGCTTTCTAATTCCTTTTTAGTAATCTCAAACTTAGATTTCTTAATCCCAAAAAGAAATGAAAGAATTTTATCAAATATCATTGATTAGACTATTAAATGACACTTTGATAAAAATTAAGACAACACACAACTAATGTCATCCAAAGAAGAACCATAATCAAAACTAAAATCTATATGAACCAAATCTCCTGCTTTTACTTCTTGAGTATTAGTGGTTTTCAATACTGTCGGAGGCATTAAACTATCAGTACCTGTAAAATTAGAGCCTTCTGTCACTTCTACATAAGATTCTAAATACAGTGCATTTATAGTTCCTGAGAATAACACTGGAACAGAAAAACTAAGTTTTACACCTTGTTTTTTTTCTTTTAATAGTTCGATTTCATTAACCAAAAACTGCTGAGTTAAAAACATAGGTTGGTGTCTAGTAAAGTTAACCGGGTAGTGATGCACGTCCGAGTCGATCTCTGCTTCACATAACCGTGCAAAATTTACAATTCGATTCGGAAACAATTTCCCTCCAGGTTTTAAGAAATCTCTCATATGCTGAAAAATCTGCACCTGAAATTCATTAGCACAGTAAATACTCATTAACTCGCCAACAACAAAATCTACTTTTTCAGGTAAATCTACAGTTAGCGCATCAGCATAGATTACTTCTACTTTATCTGCCCAAGGATATTTGGCAATTTCTTTATTTATAAAAGGAATCAGATCAGGATTATTTTCAATTAGATATGCTTTTTTTACAAAAGGCATATATAGTTTAGTAAGTGGCAATGTTCCTACACCTATTTCACAAACCGTAGCATCCTTAAAATTATTATTAAGTTGAAAAGCTTTATGAAACGCATCTACACGTTGCTTATCCGTTTCCATAATCTTATA
This genomic interval carries:
- a CDS encoding rRNA adenine N-6-methyltransferase family protein, which produces MKDKLFEEVIDNYDALKYSLLKAQTFDESHFGFPEIYYKIMETDKQRVDAFHKAFQLNNNFKDATVCEIGVGTLPLTKLYMPFVKKAYLIENNPDLIPFINKEIAKYPWADKVEVIYADALTVDLPEKVDFVVGELMSIYCANEFQVQIFQHMRDFLKPGGKLFPNRIVNFARLCEAEIDSDVHHYPVNFTRHQPMFLTQQFLVNEIELLKEKKQGVKLSFSVPVLFSGTINALYLESYVEVTEGSNFTGTDSLMPPTVLKTTNTQEVKAGDLVHIDFSFDYGSSLDDISCVLS